The genomic stretch AATATCCGTGCAAAATTTCTGTTGAATTCTCCTCATAATCCGCTCATTCGCCTATTAGCTTGTGTATGCATTCAGGGCCCAAAATGCATTTTTTTACTATTACCAAAGTTAATTACTATGACTGATTTTTATTACTGGCTTTATAAACACGTAAAGTCGATGCAACGGCCATTCGTTGGTCTGTTAATGTTTGCATTACTATCCCCCTCATTAGTCAAAGCATCTGAGTTGATCAGCATTTCACCCGCAAGTGATCGGATGCTATTGGTCTATATCGAAGATGGCTTTATTGATACCTATGGTGCCTACCAGGGCGTATCAAGTCACAAGACTTACCATGACCCTTCGGATATCAAGCAACTGATGACTTTATCCAATTACTCGATCAGCAGTAGCGATGACAGTAATTTCTCATCAGGCAAAAGTCCGATCAATGTTGGGCGAAAGTCCAAGGCGGTTCATTATAATGATGAATGGTCGAGTGTCCCTTTCGTTTTTGGTCATTGGGTTTATATTGAACTACCTCATGCATTGCAGGAAGGTAAAACTTATGAGATCGAAGTGGACAATATTGTGGATGGAAATACCACCGTCAAATTCGAGTTCGATTCCAAAAAAGTACGTTCCGAAACCGTGCACGTAAACATGGTCGGTTTTGCTCCTGAATCTCCAAAATATGGCTACCTGTCGCAATGGATGGGAGATTTCAACACCTCAACGCACCCCAATGGTGGCTTGAACCTGGATCAATATGCAGGTCGTAATTTCTATGTGGTTAATTACAACACAGGTGCGGTTGCCTATACAGGGACAGTAGCTTTGCGTATGCGAAAAGATGTGGTGGAATCAGGAAGTTCTGATTTTGCTCCAAGTTACAATTACAGCAATGCCGACGTTTATGAATGTGATTTCAGCAGCTTCAGCAGTCAGGGTGAGTATGTCTTGGCAGTGGAAGGCCTGGGCTGTTCGTATCCTTTCGAGATCGGAGGAAGTGCTACCAAGGCACCGTTTTACTATGCGATGAAAGGGCTCTTCTGGTCACGCCAAGGAGTGGCAAAAGAGATGACCGATGGCAGTATCATGCCTCGAGATCACCACTATGATGACATCACCTGGCTATGGGACAAAAACCACCTGCCTGGCGACAATCATTCCAATGAAGGATTTGATGATGCCAATGCCGTTCAGGTCAGTGGAATTTATGGCTATTACCATGATGCTGGTGACTGGGATGGATATATCCACCATGCCAAAGTACCGATGGCGCTTTTGATGCTTTATGATGCAGCTCCTGATAAATTTTATGATGGGGAAATCGGCAACAAATACCGCTTGTCAGACAGTTCGCCTTGGATCGACGAAGGCAATAATGGTTTGCCTGATTTGTTGGATGAAGCCGTTTGGTTGATTGATTATTACAAGCGCTCGAAAAACATTTTGAAAAATCAGTACGGTGGAACAGGTGGTGTACCAGGCTATGTGGGGCGCGATGGTGTACCTGGTAACAACTTCACCGCTTGGCAGGACACCCGCGACTGGTATTTGTCAGGAGAATCTGCATGGCAGACTTATCATTATGCAGGACTTGCTGCCTATTATGCTACTTGTTTGAATAAATTTCATAAGCTCACCAATAGCGGTAACCATCCCGACTACAACAGCTGGAGACAGGAGGCGATTGATGCTTATGCTTGGGCAGAAGCACACCCTCAAGACACGGATTTGAGTAAGAACAGTAATCAGGAATACAGGGTGAAAGGTTTTGCAGCTGCAGCCCTTTACCGCCTGACAGGAACGGCAAAATACCAGACGGACCTGAAAACCTATTTCGACTGGGAACCTTGGGCTGAAGGCGGTGAATGGTCCAACCAAAACATCATAGATGTTTGTCATATTATTGTTTCGATGATTCCCGACGGCCATCCAAATTTGGATGCAAGCTTGAAGTCAAATTCTCGTTCAGAGGTAATTCGAAAAGCTGATACTTATAAAGTAAAACATAATCAGGACAATGCTTTCCGTACAGGGGTTGAGTATTCTCAGTTCATGCAGTTGGGTGGTCTGAACACACCTCGTCTGACGATGGTTCCTTTTGCTTATTTACATACGGGAGATAAAAAATACCTTGACGTGGTGAATAACTCCATGAACTATGTATTGGGTGGTAACCAATTGAATCAGACGTATATTTCTGGCTTGGGAGAATTCTCAGATCAGTGGATTTTCAACCCGAATGGCTGGATCGGCAACGACCAAAACAGCATGGTTTACCCAAGCCGTCCGAACATCGGTTACACAAGTTATTTCTCTGCAACAAGCTATTGGTTTACCCAGTCAATTGCTTCAGAATTTTGGTCAAGAAAAGGGACGTATCCGAACCTGATCAACAATCCTGGAAGCTGGCCTGGAGCGGAACAGACCTTCCGAAATATGTTCAGTATTCAGGGTGGGGAGTTCACCGTTCACCAACAGAATAATTACATGATTTATGCTTCTGGTTTCCAGAAAGCCATGGATGCCTCAGCCGTAGGTACTTACCGCATTGCCTCTGCGCCGACAGTTTCCCTCAATTTCAGCAATGATGATCAGGTAAATATGTCGGAGGTGGAGCTGTCGGTGAATGCTTCATCGAAAACACGTACGGTTCGTTATTTCTACGACTGGCATTTTATCGGCGAAAGCAATGACAAGGCAAACAACTTCAAACTTACATGGGATCCACCAGTGGCCAACGGCACCGAAGTATTATTGACTGCCGTAGCGATTGATGAAGAAGGGCAGTGGTCGAAACCATCCTCGGCAGGGGAAAAAAGACTGACAATCGTAGCAGGTCCTGGGGACGATACTACGCCTCCGTCTGTACCAACTAATCTCAGCGCTTCAGACCTTCGTCCTTTTGATTTCAATCTGTCATGGAATGCTTCTTCCGATGCTTCGGGTGTCAAAAACTATGAAGTATATAAAGATGGCAAGCTGTTGAAAAAGACCGTCGAGCTGGAATTCTTTATCGAGAAACTCGATCCAAGCACCAACTACGAAATGCAGGTATTGGCAAGGGATAAGGAAGGAAATGTTTCGGCGAAAAGTCCTGTCTTTACCGTACGAACCTTGGATGTTCCATTGGGAGATGGAAAGATCCACCAACAGAGCAATGATGCCGACGGGCTGATGGAAGCCGAAGCCGAAGACTTTTCCTACCGCGCAGATGGATCAAGCGGATTTGAGAAAAAATTCTGGTATGAACACGAAGATCCACAAGCAAGTGATGGGGTGTTCATGATGGTGCAGGACAATGGTAACAGCAATTCTGCAGGAACCCTCAATGGACCTCGCATGGACTTTATTGTCAATTTCACTAAAACAGGCACGCATTATGTTTGGCTTCGCGTCAAGCCTGATCATGGTGCTGATAATTCGGTCGTTTTGGCTTTTGAGGATGAAAACCGTGGGGACTGGAGCCTTGGCGATAACCCTGATTGGATTTGGGTGAAAGCTGATTCGACCATTCAAGTACCCACAACAGGGCAACAAACTTTCAGTGTCTTTATGAGAGAAGATGGAACGAAAGTGGATAAAGTTTTATTGACCTCTAATCCCGACTACGATCCATCGGGATCTACTCCGACGCCTCCGCCAGCAGAAAACACTACCACATTTGTTGTGGACAGCTCTTCGGATGATGCAGAGGAGAAAGCAGGGGTAATGAACCTGACCAGCAATGACCTTGACCTCAGAGCAGGAGAAGTATCGGCTGTTCGTTTCAGAGTCAGCATCCCTGAAGGATCTGTCATTACCAAAGCCGAACTTATCCTTGAATCCAAAGGCAACTATTCAGGCAGTAATGAGGTGGCGATCAGTGTACAACAGTCCGCCGATCCTGCGATCTTTACAACCGGCGCTCAGGATATCAGCAACCGAACACTTTCTACCGAAACCGTCAGCTGGGCACTTGGCGACTGGGCACAGGATCAGCAATATACCTCACCCGATTTGGTATCGTTGATCAACCTTGCTGTGGATGCAGGATGGACTTCGGATCAGCATATTGTATTCCAACTCGAGGCCAATACGGCATCTACCAAGTCGGCAAAGACCTATGATTTCAACAACTCGACCAATGGTGCGCCACAGCTAAGGATAACCTATCAGGAGGCTTCGGTACCACCAACGGTGAGCATCACGAGCCCTTCGGAAGGCAGTAATTTTGCTGAAGGCGAGAACATCACCATTCAGACTCAGACAGGAGGGGACGTTCAACTCGTATCTTTCTTCCGCGTTACGGACGGTGTTTGGAATTTCCTTGGTAATGATCAGACAGCACCATTCAGTTGGTCAGCGAATGATTTCCCTGCGGGAGATCATCAGATCACAGTATCGGCAACGGGTAATGATGGAAACAGCTCTCCCTATGTGTCGGTCAATATTTCTGTAGGCGACACAGGTGGATCGGATGTTTATACCCAACAGTCGGATGGACTGGCAGTATTCGAGGCGGAAGGTTTCCATCGCAGTGAGTTTGGTGTCGGTCAGTTTGCTTCCATGCAGTGGGAATCGCAGGCAGATGCTCAGGCTTCAGGAGGCAACTTCATGATCGTGCCTGACAATGCCAATAGCATCAGCACAGGAGCACTTGAAGGCCCTGTGATGCATTACGATGTTGATTTTGTAAAAACAGGAACCCATTATTTCTGGGTAAGACAAAAATCACCAAACGGGTCTGACAACTCGATTACCCCTGCCTTTGAAGGAACCAAAATCAATGAGTGGAACATGCCTGATGCGCTTACGGAATGGACTTGGAGCCGACTTGGAACGACCTTCAATGTGGCACAAACAGGCGTTCAGACCTTCAGCATTTATATGCGCGAGGATGGAACGCCAATTGATAAGATCATTCTGACAGACAATGTAAACTATGCACCAACAGGAACGGGTCCTGACAATGCGAGGGTCATCTGGGAAGCTGAAGGAACGGAAGCAGGAATTTATCCTAACCCCGCCCGAGGAACAGTTCATATTGATCCTAAAGACGAAAGCTATCAGAAAATGGTGGTTACCGACCTAACGGGACGTGTAGTGCTGACCCAAACCAATATCAAAGCCAAAACGAGCATTGAGCTACCTGCAGGGGTTTACATCATCAATCTGATTGGGGAAACCAAAGCAATCAGTGAACAGGTTATTGTGCATTAAACATCATAGCAAATAAGTATAACTAATTTCTCTAATGTTAGAGGTCAGGTGAAATCATCTGACCTCTTTTTTTGCCTCAACTTCACCTAAGACAATCAAGTTTTTTTCTATTGACTGACCATTTAATTTCAACCCCTTAAACTTCCCACTGCGATTTGCCCGACAGTTTACTGCCATCAATTGACCTAATGGAAGGGTATATTTTTGTTGAAGAATTTGTTGACCATCAACATCAACCTGTACCAACCCATTCTTGCTTCGAATATTTACCTGATGCCACTTCATTTTGTCATTGATCATGAATGCCTGATTGTCATGATGGTAGCCATCCCGTTGATGCTCACTGATAACCACCTTCGCCCAACGATCACAGCCTTCGGGCACAAAGGTCAACCATATTTTTCGCCCAAACTCACCTGTCAATTGCAAATCTATCCACTTGCAGAAATCCTCATCCTGATGCGTATCCATTTGCAGGTAGCCTTCAAAACTGAAGTCATCCAAATCAACAGGCATCGGTTTGGAATACATCATAGAGGTGAAATATAAACTACTTGAATCCATCCCAACTTTTGCTATCTGCGAGGGACTAATCATTAATTCTCCATCATGATCTACTTGCAACACCCGCTTGGCATCAGATTTTGTTCCTGAATGATAGGTTTCTCCCATCCAATCGGGGTACTGAATGTGCGCCTGAAGGGTATCGACCACCTGATAATTTTCTACATCCCCCTGTTTTTTATAAATAAGAATATTATAAAAGCCTGGAAACTCATAAATGTGCGATATTCTTTGATAATCGTCTGATAGCGGTTCAAGGCTGTGGTATTGCTCAAATTTTACATAGTACTGATCTTGCCCTTTTATTTGATAATCGAAAGATACCGTGAAAGGGAAGGAACCACTTAGCTTTCGTTCCCCAATTTCCAATGTACTTTGATCTGAGTTTGGTAAAAATAAATACAGTCCCACAATTAGGATTGAGGAAAACAAAGCAGAAACAGACCACTTGTTGAACAGGGGCAATTTGACATCAAGCTTAACAGGTCGATGCACCTTTTGAAATTCCTCCAAACTATTATAGCCAACAAAACAACAAAGGGTATTAAGGGTACTGTTGGAGGTTTTGTAATTTTCGCTCACACTGACTTTGCCAAAAAACCGCTTTAGCGTCGTTACACTGAGCATGATTTGAGTACGCTCAAAAATCAATTGGCTCAAGCGTTCAAAATCACTATTGGAAAGCAATTCAACCTGCTCTACTTCAATCTTTTGTAGTAACTTTTCTTTTAATTTATCCTCTATCAATTCCCTTTTCATTTGACTACATTATTCTGTGTTCATTTGGTGTTCAAGTATCTGTACAAGGATGAATAACTGAAATAATCTCTACAAATCCTACCTTTCATCCATGATCCGAGAAGATCGATTCTATGAGTAAAAACCTAAATTTTTTGTAATGAAAAGAAATCATATTTTCCTTTTATTCGCGTTCATTTGTACACTTTTTTTGAACGCCTGTACCTCCAACCATAAGACAGGACAACTGTCTGAAATGGAAATGTTCGCCCATCGCGTTATGGGTAAGCAAGCCGATCAACTGATATTAAAAGTAGTTCCTGATGATTTATCAGAAGGAGAATATTTTTTGATAAAATCCTCAGCTGATCAGAAAGTAATTATTGAGGCCAACAGTAAATCTGCCCTTTCTTACGGCTTGGGACAGTACCTCAGAAAATATTGCCATGTGGAATTATCCCGTCCGTACAATGACATTCAATTGCCCGAGCAATTGCCTTTGCCAAAGCAGGAATTCAAGAAAAAATGCGATCTCAAATACCGCCATTATTTGAACTATTGTACCTTCAATTATTCCATGGCTTTTTGGGGTTGGGAAGAGTGGCAAAAAGAACTTGACCTCATGGCGCTTCAGGGAATCAATATGGCTTACGCCTTGACAGGAGTGGAGAAAGTTTGGCAAGAAGTGCTTCAGAAAAATGGATATTCACAGAAAGAAATTCTTGATTTTATTCCTGGCCCGTCTTATCAGGCGTGGTGGCTGATGGGAAATCTGGAGGGATTCGGCGGGCATGTCTCTCAGGCATGGATTGATAACCGTGCGGACCTTCAACAAAAAATCGTGGGAAGAATGCACCAACTCGGTATCACGCCCGTTTTCCATGGTTTCTACGGGATGGTGCCTCGCACTTTATCCAAAAAATTCCCCGAGGCCAATATCATCGTTGGGGGGAATTGGTGTGGGTTTTATCGCCCTGACTTCCTTGACCCGAATGATCCTTTATTCACCAAAATGGCCAAGGAATATTATGAATCCATGACCAATCTTTATGGTAAACTGGAATTAGTCGGCGGAGATCCTTTTCATGAAGGTGGAAACACCAAAGGCATTGATATCGAAACCGCAGGAAAAGCCATTCAGACGGCCATGCACAAGGCAAATCCAAAGGCTACCTGGGTGATTCAGGGATGGATGGACAATCCAAAGAAAGCTATGCTTAAACAATTGGACAAAGAGCACACTTTGATTTTGGATCTTTTTTCGGATAATATCCCTTCATGGAAATACCGCGAGGCTTTTGGTGGATTTAACTTCATATGGAATGCGATCGGCAACTTCGGCAACCGTGAGGATCTTTATGGTCGCTTGCCCGTTATCGCATCCGCGCCGATCGAAGCTCAGCAATCGAAAGTAGGTCAATACATGCAGGGTATCGGAACCGTACCCGAAGGGCATATTCCCAATCAGGTTGTTACCTCTTTGATCTATGATGTAGCGTGGGAACAAAGCCCACTGAAGGTGGATCAGTGGCTAAAATTCTATACCACCGCCCGATACGGTACTGAAAACGAATCGGTAAATCAGGCCTGGAAACTGTTGTATGAGTCCGTTTACAGTTGTCCCGTGGCACCAAAAGGTGAATGGGGGCGGGATGAAAGTCAACCCATCATTTGTGCCACACCATCCTTTGAAATCAAATCGAGTGCGCCTTGGGGAAATGTGAAGACCTATTATGACACGGAGAAATTAACTCAAGCCTGCGATTTATTGTTTACAGCTTCGAGTCAAATACCGACAAACGAGACTTTTGAATATGATCTTACGGTCGTTTTGAGAGATGTTTTATCCAACCAAGCATTGGTTTTATATCAAGAAATTAAACAGGCATATCAGCAAAAAAATAAGGCAGTTTTCAGAAGTAAAAGCGATGCTTTCCTTGAACTGATGGACGATGTGGATCGATTGTTAGGAACCCAACAGGCATTTGTTTTGGGACAGTGGATTGATGATGCGCGCAAATTAGGTAGTACACCTGAAGAAAAAGACCTTTTCGAATTCAATGCCCGTGCATTGGTGAGTTATTGGGGCAATGAAACGGACCGCAACAATGTGTTAAAAGATTATGCCTACAAACAATGGAGTGGCTTGATCAGCCATTATTATAAAAAGCGCTGGCTCATGTTCTTTGAACACACCTTAGCCAATTTCGATAAAAAAGAAATTGAACCATTGGATTTTGTCGCCTTCAGTGGACAATGGGCAAAGAAGAAAGATCATTTTCCCACAAAAGCCCAAGGTAACAGTATTAAGGTTGCCAAGGAGTTAATTCATAAATACAAAATCAGCCAAGCATTATAAGGTCATGAATATTTTAAAAATAGCCATCAGAAAAGTTGACGGCCATTTTTTGGAAATTCGTTTCGTTGATTTCATAATGAACTAAAATTTAACAAGTTATACAACTGTGTAGACATATTTTAGCTCATTTCAATATTTTTTATAATAAACGTTATGTTAAATAAATATGATGGTAAACCCCCACTGGCCACTCTAAGTTAACCATCAAGGTCCAGACGAAGTAGTCGTCAACATTTACACCATCTTCTTTGGCCTTGCAAACCTGATCAATCTATTTTTGAGGTAATCCAATCGGTAAAGATCATTTACTTTCTCGCCAACCAAGACGTCAGGAAATGCTGCACCATTCTCGCTTACAATCACCTCAATAATTTTTTCATAACGGTAATTAACTGCAATATTCCGTTTTCGGCCATTGATTTATTTGTGACCATCAATTTTTGCTTCAACCGTAATGCCTGGGACAATTTTTGCAGACTGACCATCAAAAGCCACTAAAGAAGGAGACGGTAAAGTTATAGTTAATTACGCCTCATGTCATTCAGGTGGCTAAAAGGCCTTGATTAATCATCAATCGCCTTGATTCCTTAAAACAAATCTGTGGACAAAAAATACCATTAACTATTAAGGGTTGTAGCATTAGTTTTCCATAACGATAATCCACTGCATGCCCACCGTAAGGATGGATCATTAAACATATATTATATCTTGCTATTTTTCAATCGGGAGCACAAACTTCTCCCCATCCCATTGAACCTCAACAAAAACATCCGGATTATCCTCAACATAGGCGATTATGGTTGTGCCGTGCTGGGGGAGTTTTAAGCGATATTCAACATAATTATCTTCGATTTTTTGACAAAGTGCTCCAAAAACTTTCTTATATGGAAAAACTGGTTCAAGTTGCCATGCCTGCCGCTCCTTATTGAAAGAGAAAAAGCCATTTAGAAAAGGGAATTCAAGATATCCAGAGATAGAGGGAATTTGCTCTATGGCGATAATGTCCTGTTTTCTTTTTCTATCTTTAAACAGAACACACTGGCCTTGCTTTCCAAATTCAAGGTAGCCATTTTTAGCATCCAATGTATTAATCAATTTATCGCGATCCATTTTGCTTTCCAAAACAGGAAAGTCCTTGTAAACCTGCTCTTGTGTTAATAAAGAAAAATAATCTTTAACAGTCAGATTTTCTCTTTTTGCAATTTGCTTCTGCCAGTCAAAAGTTGGTGCTAACTGTCGATGATGTAATACGCCTAATGGTTTAAAACCATCTTTCGTTAGTTCATACTCCCTCCAGAAATATTCTCGGCCATATACATGCGTCGAATCAAGTAGTAAAAAAAGAGCGGCATCACTCTCGGAATAAGAGTCTCCTAGATAGTCCCACTCCATATCCTGTTTTGAAAAATATAGTGTATTCTTAATTGGTGAGAAGGTCAAAATACCAAACTTATCACTTTTACCAAAATAATCACTAAACCAAGAGGGATAGTTATTTTTGAAGTTAAGTTCAGTAAAAATATCGTTAGTTATGTCTAAAAATTCATTATTTCTATAATCATAAAACAACGACAAGTTTTGCCGCACTCCCGTAAATGTAGAAACATTTGAACTAACCCCAACAATTGTCCGATTGTACAATCGAAATATTTTTATTTGAGTCCCATCACGGCCCAAAACCAATAGATCATTTTCAGGAAAATATCCAAAAGGGAAATTAATAGACCTATTACCAGCTGGCCCAATATTTCCTGAACAATTTACAAAAGGGCTCACTGGACTAAAATAGCTTCGCTCTTTCCTAAAATCACCCTCTAATTCATTATTATCTAATAGTTCCCAAAACTCTAAAATAGTTTCACGTAATCTTCCTTTATATACTGTATCAGGCAAACTAAGCGTCACTTCCCTTAGACTAATTTCCTGTTGCTGGGCAAATAAATTAATATTTACACATAATAAGGTAAAAAGTAAACTAATTTTTTTCATATAATACAATGTATTTGGCAAAAAACACTTTTTCGTGTTTTTTGCTATCATTAAACATTTCCCATTTCATTAATTGATTCTTCCCTCTCGACTCATCTTCCTCTAAGTTTTGTGCTGCGACAGCGGTGAAATCACGTTGGGATAAATCTTGACTTGACAAATTATTCACTTGATTCATATACTTTTTCCTGCTTACATTCTTGTCCTTCCCTTTTCCTTTATATAAATCACCAAGTTTTCCATAACGATAATCTTCTGCATGCCTTCCATAAGGGTCATCCACAATCAGGCCCTCTGAGGTTATGGATTGCACTGAAACGATATGACTTGATGTCTCTAAACCCTTATGCCTAATACTTAAAACAACTGCCCCTCCATTATCCAAGGTATCTTTTATCTTACCCTTCTCTTTTGCGGAAAATGGTCCCTTTTTTTCATCAAAATCAATTCTTTCTGCGCTAAAAGCTCCTTCCCCCTGAAAATTAATATCGTTAATCTCTTCAGGGATAACCTCGTTGAAGTCGTTCCTAAATATATTTCCTCTTTCCCCTGTTGACCCTTCCCGTAGATATAGATAAAAATCAATCAAGTCCTCCATTTGACCATGATCTTTAAAAATCTTTGCTAAATCGTTTTCTTTGCCAACCAATCCCCCATTTGTTCCTCCTCGAAGCTTTCTATAATTGGTAGTTCCCGCAGCAGTCGTTATCGCCATAAAATACGCTTCCGCCTTCGTTTCCCACAAGTTTACCAAATTTGGATGCTCTACCCCTTCCACCAGTTTAGCCTCTATGGCCGTTATCACATCGGAGCGGCTATTGCCTAATTTCTCCAAAGTCATGGCCATGGCGGTCACATTACAGGTAGCTTCCGGGATTGATAGGTTATCACTTTGCGTTCTGTATTGTGGAACACCCAGGCGAGAATTCCAATCAATGTTACTATGCCGAGAGCCTCCAACAGAGCGCTGGGGTTCTTTAGCAGCACTCTCCGTAGTAACCGCCTGATCCTGAGCGGGTACATTAAGACCACCTTCCAATCGGGCTTCCAACTGTTGCGGATTATTTTCCCTTGAAGGGGAAATGGACTCATTTTGGTTAGCCTCAACTACTGCAGTAGGCTCCTCCGAAACTGTATCTACTTCTTCGACCGGCTTAAATTCAGTGATTTCAATAAACCCTCTTACTATTCCAGTAAGTTCATGCGGTACAAAAGTTCCCTTGGCAGTATCATCTGCTTCAGAAAAAGAAGGATTTCTATCTAAATTAGCGATCACCGGATATACTGGCGGATCCTTTGCTATATTCTCACTAAATTGTTCTATTTGATACAGCATTCCCTGTACAAAAGAAATTTTATCCGCTCCCGTTTTGGATTTAGCGGTTTCCAGCTGATCTTCCAGATACTTTTTCAGCTTCTCCATCGTATCTCTTCGGCTTATCGCTGCTCCTGTAGCCAAATTTGCAGAAGCATCCTTTATCCAACCCAATGACTCTTGCCCATCAGAATATTTAATCTGAGCATAATCCCCCTCGGTGGAAGTAAAGGACTGCAAAATTTGGTAATCGCAATTATCTTCTAACTTATCATTGCCCTCTTTTTCACCCGGAGCGGACAATAGATCAACATCATTGTATAAAACTTTATAATTAGCTGAATCTGAAGAGGTAATTGATTTTACTGCATTAGATTTTGAAGTCCACCATACCTGAGTGCTATCGGCAACACTTTCAACTTTGATGTATTTTCCGTTTGCTGAAGTTTCGATCACCTTCACCGCAGACCATTGTGGAATTTTAGACCCTGTTGAAGTAAAGTTGTTTTCCGCAGACCTAATAATGGCATTTTTATCAAAAATATAGTAAACGTTCGGGGACGATTCTGATACAGTATCTGATTTTTCAGAGGAAATAGTTTCCGTCTCAACATTCAATTCATTATACCATGCACCAATTTGGCCATTTGATGTTGAGTTTAACAATTCTGAATCAATAGGCGCATAATTAGTAACTTGTTTCTGTTGGTTATTTTTTTGGCGCTGGTTGCGATTATAATCAGGGCCAACTTGGCGATCTGGGCTTCTGGTCCTCATTTATTTATAGTTTAGTTTAAATATATCATTTTTATAACTAAATATGTGACTTAAAATTAATTTAAGATAAATTTATTATTTCTATATCAATGATTGCTGAAGAAATAAAGGTGTTGATAAACCATCTCACTGAGTGCTTTGCTTCAAAGGAAGAGGTAAACGACAGTAGCCTACTGTTAGGGATGTCAAAAGAGGCAATCCTTGATATCTTTAACCGATCGAACTTTAAAAGTTGCTTGCCATTTAAAGTTAACCCTATTGAATATTTTGTACTAATTAGTGCCGCTGCTCCTTTCCTCGTTCCCAATACTTATGATCCTCTAAATAGGATGAGGCAAACCAATGGAGCCCTTTCCAGTGTGATTGGTGGAATAAATAAAGGAGAAAGCCCCATATTCTACCCGACCATTGAT from Persicobacter psychrovividus encodes the following:
- a CDS encoding Ig-like domain-containing protein, with protein sequence MTDFYYWLYKHVKSMQRPFVGLLMFALLSPSLVKASELISISPASDRMLLVYIEDGFIDTYGAYQGVSSHKTYHDPSDIKQLMTLSNYSISSSDDSNFSSGKSPINVGRKSKAVHYNDEWSSVPFVFGHWVYIELPHALQEGKTYEIEVDNIVDGNTTVKFEFDSKKVRSETVHVNMVGFAPESPKYGYLSQWMGDFNTSTHPNGGLNLDQYAGRNFYVVNYNTGAVAYTGTVALRMRKDVVESGSSDFAPSYNYSNADVYECDFSSFSSQGEYVLAVEGLGCSYPFEIGGSATKAPFYYAMKGLFWSRQGVAKEMTDGSIMPRDHHYDDITWLWDKNHLPGDNHSNEGFDDANAVQVSGIYGYYHDAGDWDGYIHHAKVPMALLMLYDAAPDKFYDGEIGNKYRLSDSSPWIDEGNNGLPDLLDEAVWLIDYYKRSKNILKNQYGGTGGVPGYVGRDGVPGNNFTAWQDTRDWYLSGESAWQTYHYAGLAAYYATCLNKFHKLTNSGNHPDYNSWRQEAIDAYAWAEAHPQDTDLSKNSNQEYRVKGFAAAALYRLTGTAKYQTDLKTYFDWEPWAEGGEWSNQNIIDVCHIIVSMIPDGHPNLDASLKSNSRSEVIRKADTYKVKHNQDNAFRTGVEYSQFMQLGGLNTPRLTMVPFAYLHTGDKKYLDVVNNSMNYVLGGNQLNQTYISGLGEFSDQWIFNPNGWIGNDQNSMVYPSRPNIGYTSYFSATSYWFTQSIASEFWSRKGTYPNLINNPGSWPGAEQTFRNMFSIQGGEFTVHQQNNYMIYASGFQKAMDASAVGTYRIASAPTVSLNFSNDDQVNMSEVELSVNASSKTRTVRYFYDWHFIGESNDKANNFKLTWDPPVANGTEVLLTAVAIDEEGQWSKPSSAGEKRLTIVAGPGDDTTPPSVPTNLSASDLRPFDFNLSWNASSDASGVKNYEVYKDGKLLKKTVELEFFIEKLDPSTNYEMQVLARDKEGNVSAKSPVFTVRTLDVPLGDGKIHQQSNDADGLMEAEAEDFSYRADGSSGFEKKFWYEHEDPQASDGVFMMVQDNGNSNSAGTLNGPRMDFIVNFTKTGTHYVWLRVKPDHGADNSVVLAFEDENRGDWSLGDNPDWIWVKADSTIQVPTTGQQTFSVFMREDGTKVDKVLLTSNPDYDPSGSTPTPPPAENTTTFVVDSSSDDAEEKAGVMNLTSNDLDLRAGEVSAVRFRVSIPEGSVITKAELILESKGNYSGSNEVAISVQQSADPAIFTTGAQDISNRTLSTETVSWALGDWAQDQQYTSPDLVSLINLAVDAGWTSDQHIVFQLEANTASTKSAKTYDFNNSTNGAPQLRITYQEASVPPTVSITSPSEGSNFAEGENITIQTQTGGDVQLVSFFRVTDGVWNFLGNDQTAPFSWSANDFPAGDHQITVSATGNDGNSSPYVSVNISVGDTGGSDVYTQQSDGLAVFEAEGFHRSEFGVGQFASMQWESQADAQASGGNFMIVPDNANSISTGALEGPVMHYDVDFVKTGTHYFWVRQKSPNGSDNSITPAFEGTKINEWNMPDALTEWTWSRLGTTFNVAQTGVQTFSIYMREDGTPIDKIILTDNVNYAPTGTGPDNARVIWEAEGTEAGIYPNPARGTVHIDPKDESYQKMVVTDLTGRVVLTQTNIKAKTSIELPAGVYIINLIGETKAISEQVIVH
- a CDS encoding alpha-N-acetylglucosaminidase, which produces MKRNHIFLLFAFICTLFLNACTSNHKTGQLSEMEMFAHRVMGKQADQLILKVVPDDLSEGEYFLIKSSADQKVIIEANSKSALSYGLGQYLRKYCHVELSRPYNDIQLPEQLPLPKQEFKKKCDLKYRHYLNYCTFNYSMAFWGWEEWQKELDLMALQGINMAYALTGVEKVWQEVLQKNGYSQKEILDFIPGPSYQAWWLMGNLEGFGGHVSQAWIDNRADLQQKIVGRMHQLGITPVFHGFYGMVPRTLSKKFPEANIIVGGNWCGFYRPDFLDPNDPLFTKMAKEYYESMTNLYGKLELVGGDPFHEGGNTKGIDIETAGKAIQTAMHKANPKATWVIQGWMDNPKKAMLKQLDKEHTLILDLFSDNIPSWKYREAFGGFNFIWNAIGNFGNREDLYGRLPVIASAPIEAQQSKVGQYMQGIGTVPEGHIPNQVVTSLIYDVAWEQSPLKVDQWLKFYTTARYGTENESVNQAWKLLYESVYSCPVAPKGEWGRDESQPIICATPSFEIKSSAPWGNVKTYYDTEKLTQACDLLFTASSQIPTNETFEYDLTVVLRDVLSNQALVLYQEIKQAYQQKNKAVFRSKSDAFLELMDDVDRLLGTQQAFVLGQWIDDARKLGSTPEEKDLFEFNARALVSYWGNETDRNNVLKDYAYKQWSGLISHYYKKRWLMFFEHTLANFDKKEIEPLDFVAFSGQWAKKKDHFPTKAQGNSIKVAKELIHKYKISQAL